A single Paraburkholderia sp. FT54 DNA region contains:
- a CDS encoding CTP synthase: MTKYVFVTGGVVSSLGKGIAAASLAAILESRGLKVTLLKLDPYINVDPGTMSPFQHGEVFVTEDGAETDLDLGHYERFISTKMRKANNFTTGQIYESVIRKERRGDYLGKTVQVIPHITNEIQAFIERGAASATCGEPDVAIVEVGGTVGDIESLPFLEAARQMSLRMGRNSACFVHLTLVPWVATAGELKTKPTQHSVQKLREIGISPHVLLCRADRRIPDDERAKISMFSNVPEDAVISVWDADSIYKIPQMLHDQGLDAIICEELKLTPKAADLSMWSDLVEKLEHPKHEVTIGMVGKYVDLTESYKSLIEALRHASMHTSTKVNIEYIDSEEVETQGVESLKHLDAVLVPGGFGRRGTEGKIAAIRYAREAKVPYLGICLGMQLAVIEFARDVVGLKDANSTEFDQETPNRVVALITEWYDREGRVEKRTEESDLGGTMRLGSQRCPIKPGTMAEEIYGKDVNERHRHRYEVNNRFVPQLEAGGLIISARTPSEDLPEMMELPRSMHPWFVGVQFHPEFTSTPRDGHPLFKSFVEAALAHHEARTPVAVGEKA; encoded by the coding sequence ATGACCAAATATGTTTTCGTCACCGGCGGCGTAGTATCTTCCCTCGGCAAGGGTATTGCCGCCGCTTCCCTCGCCGCGATCCTCGAATCGCGCGGTCTTAAAGTCACCCTCCTCAAGCTCGATCCCTACATCAATGTCGACCCCGGCACGATGAGCCCGTTTCAACACGGCGAAGTGTTCGTGACGGAAGACGGAGCGGAGACGGACCTCGACCTCGGCCACTATGAGCGCTTCATCAGCACGAAGATGCGCAAGGCCAATAACTTCACCACGGGCCAGATTTACGAATCGGTGATCCGCAAGGAACGCCGCGGCGATTATCTCGGCAAGACGGTGCAGGTCATCCCGCACATCACGAATGAAATCCAGGCGTTCATCGAACGCGGCGCGGCTTCCGCGACGTGCGGTGAGCCGGACGTCGCCATCGTCGAAGTGGGCGGCACCGTGGGCGACATCGAATCGCTGCCGTTCCTCGAAGCCGCGCGTCAGATGAGCCTGCGCATGGGCCGCAACAGCGCGTGCTTCGTGCACCTCACGCTGGTGCCCTGGGTCGCCACGGCCGGCGAACTGAAGACCAAGCCCACGCAGCATAGCGTGCAGAAGCTGCGCGAAATCGGTATTTCGCCACACGTGCTGTTGTGCCGTGCCGACCGCCGCATTCCGGACGACGAGCGCGCCAAGATCTCCATGTTCTCGAACGTGCCGGAAGACGCCGTGATCTCCGTGTGGGACGCGGACAGCATCTACAAGATTCCGCAGATGCTGCACGACCAGGGTCTGGACGCGATCATCTGCGAAGAGCTCAAGCTCACGCCGAAGGCCGCGGATCTGTCCATGTGGTCCGATCTGGTCGAGAAGCTGGAGCATCCGAAGCACGAAGTCACGATCGGCATGGTCGGCAAGTATGTCGATCTGACCGAGTCGTACAAGTCGCTGATCGAAGCGCTGCGTCATGCGTCGATGCATACGTCGACCAAGGTCAATATCGAGTACATCGATTCGGAAGAGGTCGAGACGCAAGGCGTCGAAAGCCTCAAGCATCTGGACGCGGTGCTCGTGCCGGGCGGCTTCGGCCGTCGTGGCACCGAAGGCAAGATCGCCGCGATCCGCTATGCACGCGAAGCGAAGGTGCCGTATCTCGGCATCTGCCTCGGCATGCAACTGGCCGTGATCGAATTCGCTCGCGACGTGGTTGGTCTGAAAGACGCGAACAGTACCGAGTTCGATCAGGAAACGCCGAACCGCGTGGTCGCGTTGATCACCGAGTGGTACGACCGCGAAGGCCGCGTCGAGAAGCGCACGGAAGAATCGGATCTGGGCGGCACGATGCGCCTCGGTTCGCAACGTTGCCCGATCAAGCCCGGCACCATGGCCGAAGAGATCTATGGCAAGGACGTGAACGAACGCCATCGCCACCGTTATGAAGTCAATAACCGCTTCGTGCCCCAGCTCGAAGCCGGCGGCCTTATCATCAGCGCCCGTACCCCGAGTGAAGATCTGCCGGAAATGATGGAACTGCCGCGCAGCATGCACCCGTGGTTCGTCGGCGTGCAGTTCCACCCGGAATTCACGTCCACGCCGCGTGACGGCCATCCGCTGTTCAAGTCGTTCGTCGAAGCGGCGCTCGCGCATCACGAGGCGCGCACGCCGGTCGCAGTTGGGGAGAAAGCATGA
- a CDS encoding alpha/beta hydrolase produces MKNIIHFSHANGFPASTYRTIFAELADDYELRSIERIGHDARFPVTQDWPHLVEQLLDDIRRTYEYPVWLVGHSLGGYLSLMAALKKPQWVRGVVMLDSPVIAGWRSSMLRVSQWTGLDERLSPAAATRTRRTQWASRDEAWRHFHSKPAFARWDERMLSDYIDFGIPQTSPDGARSLAFDRRTEYQIYKTLPHTLGSRLARGAPVPVGFIAGTRSKEIRQAGLDATRRATGGHVEWIEGSHLYPMERPLETARAVQSMLHELEQRG; encoded by the coding sequence TTGAAAAACATCATTCACTTCTCGCACGCGAACGGCTTTCCGGCGTCGACCTACCGGACGATCTTCGCCGAGCTCGCAGACGACTACGAGTTGCGCTCCATCGAGCGGATCGGCCACGACGCGCGCTTTCCGGTGACGCAGGACTGGCCGCATCTGGTCGAGCAATTGCTCGACGACATCCGCCGGACGTACGAATACCCGGTGTGGCTGGTGGGACACTCGCTGGGCGGCTATCTGTCGCTGATGGCCGCGCTCAAGAAGCCGCAGTGGGTGAGGGGCGTGGTGATGCTGGATTCGCCGGTGATCGCCGGCTGGCGCAGCAGCATGCTGCGCGTGTCGCAATGGACCGGCCTCGACGAGCGGCTCTCGCCCGCGGCCGCCACCCGCACGCGACGCACCCAATGGGCGAGCCGTGACGAAGCGTGGCGCCATTTCCATTCGAAGCCGGCGTTTGCGCGCTGGGATGAACGCATGCTGTCCGACTATATCGACTTCGGGATTCCGCAGACTTCGCCCGACGGCGCGCGGTCGCTGGCATTCGATCGCCGTACCGAATATCAGATCTATAAGACCTTGCCGCATACGCTCGGCTCGCGGCTCGCCCGCGGCGCGCCGGTGCCGGTGGGTTTCATCGCCGGCACCCGCTCGAAGGAAATCCGCCAGGCCGGTCTCGACGCCACCCGCCGCGCGACCGGCGGCCATGTGGAATGGATCGAGGGCAGTCATCTCTACCCGATGGAAAGGCCGCTCGAAACCGCACGCGCGGTGCAAAGCATGTTGCATGAACTGGAGCAGCGCGGATGA
- a CDS encoding DNA internalization-related competence protein ComEC/Rec2, translating to MRAWWCGFALGVIGLQRQAALPDWMALCGLVLVACAAVVVAMWGLGEDGAARAAAPGLLTCRIRFSQRVRSFAGWSAVWCAALCLGFGYAALRADMRLAFGLPTAWEGRDIEVVGSIKGLPSRDENGARFLFDVESAEAPIAAFPRVIQLSWIAEDAPPPLLEPEARWRLTVRLKRPHGNANFGVRDAEATLLARNVRATGYVSAPAQAVRLRGYARGVGVSVDRWRGALRERIDAVLADAPHRGIVVALAIGAQDEVSAADWLLMRSTGTSHLVAISGLHIGFVAGLAGWLAGAFWRRSGWIGRNWPLRLPAQVVAITAGAVFAALHAALAGFNVPAQRALWMAGVVALAFVSGRNVARSAVLAWALGLVLLIDPWAVVSAGFWLSFCAVAAILFAMSGRPRVRDHEQHRDEAGEGGDAPSRWSRWRAGLRRRLRGAGERLRGAAQVQFAVTVALAPLTVYWFAQIALIGPLANAFAIPWVSLLVTPAVLAGVALPTPLDFYAWHAAHALLELLAAALRMLSGPAWALWRLPQPDAWTLAAAAVGVLWCLAPRGWPLRWAAPLTWLPLLMPAPSGAPHGGFRLTALDVGQGTSVLVETEHHTLLFDTGPGPESTHAGERVVVPFLQAHGVRTLDTLIVSHADSDHSGGAPAVLDAIEVHQMVAALAPSNALWSNARQRGADTLPCAAGQRWQWDGVEFAMLWPDAGPLQGKPNAHCCVLRVSTLPAAASPSPGRIQTEPPRMTALLTADIEAPVERILLARDRGALRAQVLVVPHHGSKTSSTEPFLDSVDPLIALFQVGYRNRFHHPNAGVFERYKARQIELGRSDADGAVRVEMSQQTEAHAGAAAGSVTVALERYRDTQRRYWMDR from the coding sequence ATGCGGGCATGGTGGTGTGGATTCGCGTTGGGCGTAATCGGGCTGCAACGGCAGGCGGCGTTGCCGGATTGGATGGCGTTGTGCGGGTTGGTGCTGGTTGCTTGTGCTGCGGTTGTGGTGGCGATGTGGGGTTTGGGCGAGGATGGGGCCGCGCGCGCGGCGGCTCCTGGTTTGCTCACGTGCCGGATCCGCTTCAGCCAACGTGTGCGTTCGTTCGCCGGCTGGAGCGCGGTGTGGTGCGCGGCGTTGTGCCTCGGCTTCGGCTATGCAGCCTTGCGCGCGGACATGCGCCTCGCGTTCGGCTTGCCCACCGCGTGGGAAGGCCGCGATATCGAGGTGGTCGGCAGTATCAAAGGATTGCCGTCACGCGATGAAAACGGCGCGCGTTTTCTATTCGACGTCGAATCGGCCGAAGCACCCATCGCCGCCTTCCCGCGCGTAATCCAACTCTCGTGGATCGCCGAGGATGCGCCGCCGCCTCTGCTCGAACCAGAGGCACGCTGGCGGCTGACCGTGCGCCTCAAGCGTCCGCATGGCAATGCCAACTTCGGCGTGCGCGATGCCGAGGCGACGCTGCTCGCGCGCAACGTGCGGGCCACCGGCTATGTGAGCGCGCCGGCACAGGCGGTGCGGTTGCGTGGCTATGCGCGCGGCGTCGGCGTGTCCGTGGACCGCTGGCGCGGCGCGCTGCGTGAACGGATCGACGCAGTGCTCGCCGACGCGCCGCACCGCGGGATCGTTGTGGCGCTTGCAATCGGCGCGCAGGACGAAGTCAGCGCCGCGGACTGGCTGCTGATGCGTAGTACGGGCACGAGTCATCTGGTGGCGATTTCAGGGCTGCATATCGGTTTCGTCGCGGGCCTCGCGGGCTGGCTGGCGGGCGCGTTCTGGCGGCGCTCCGGGTGGATCGGCCGCAACTGGCCCTTGCGGTTGCCGGCGCAAGTCGTCGCGATCACGGCCGGCGCGGTGTTCGCCGCGCTGCACGCTGCGTTGGCCGGCTTCAATGTGCCGGCGCAGCGCGCGCTGTGGATGGCGGGCGTCGTCGCGCTCGCGTTTGTCAGCGGTCGCAATGTGGCGCGTTCGGCGGTGCTCGCGTGGGCGCTGGGGCTCGTGCTGCTGATCGACCCTTGGGCGGTCGTGTCGGCGGGATTCTGGTTGTCGTTCTGCGCGGTGGCGGCGATTCTGTTCGCCATGTCGGGGCGGCCCCGTGTGCGGGATCATGAACAGCACCGTGACGAAGCGGGCGAGGGCGGCGACGCGCCCAGCCGATGGTCGAGATGGCGCGCCGGTCTGCGCCGCCGCCTGCGCGGTGCCGGCGAGCGGCTGCGCGGCGCCGCGCAGGTGCAGTTCGCCGTGACGGTCGCGCTGGCGCCATTGACCGTCTACTGGTTCGCGCAGATTGCGCTAATTGGCCCGCTCGCGAATGCCTTCGCCATTCCGTGGGTCAGCCTGCTGGTGACGCCGGCGGTGCTCGCGGGCGTCGCCTTGCCCACGCCACTCGACTTCTATGCGTGGCACGCCGCGCACGCTTTGCTGGAACTGCTGGCGGCGGCGTTGCGGATGCTGTCCGGTCCAGCCTGGGCGCTCTGGCGTCTGCCGCAACCGGATGCGTGGACGCTGGCTGCGGCAGCGGTGGGCGTGCTCTGGTGTCTGGCGCCGCGCGGCTGGCCGCTGCGCTGGGCCGCGCCGCTGACGTGGTTGCCGCTCCTGATGCCTGCGCCGTCCGGAGCGCCGCACGGCGGTTTCCGCCTGACGGCGCTGGATGTCGGCCAGGGCACTTCGGTGCTGGTCGAAACGGAACATCACACGTTGCTGTTCGACACGGGGCCGGGCCCGGAGTCGACTCACGCGGGCGAGCGGGTGGTCGTGCCGTTTCTACAGGCGCATGGCGTGAGAACACTCGATACGTTGATCGTCAGTCACGCCGACTCCGATCACTCGGGCGGCGCACCCGCGGTGCTGGACGCGATCGAAGTCCATCAGATGGTGGCGGCATTGGCGCCGTCGAATGCGCTCTGGTCGAACGCGCGGCAACGCGGCGCCGACACCTTGCCGTGCGCGGCGGGCCAGCGCTGGCAGTGGGACGGCGTGGAGTTCGCGATGCTCTGGCCGGATGCCGGTCCGCTGCAAGGCAAGCCGAACGCGCATTGCTGCGTGTTGCGCGTCAGCACCTTGCCCGCCGCGGCAAGCCCGTCGCCCGGCCGCATTCAAACGGAGCCGCCGCGCATGACGGCCTTGCTGACGGCGGACATCGAGGCGCCCGTCGAACGCATCCTGCTCGCGCGCGATCGCGGCGCGTTGCGCGCGCAGGTGCTGGTCGTGCCGCACCACGGCAGCAAGACTTCGTCGACCGAGCCGTTCCTCGACTCTGTCGACCCGCTCATCGCGCTATTTCAGGTAGGCTATCGCAACCGTTTTCATCACCCGAATGCGGGTGTGTTCGAGCGCTACAAGGCGCGGCAAATCGAGCTCGGGCGCAGCGATGCTGACGGTGCGGTGCGGGTCGAGATGAGCCAGCAGACCGAGGCGCATGCCGGTGCCGCTGCCGGAAGCGTAACGGTCGCGCTCGAGCGCTATCGCGACACGCAGCGCCGCTACTGGATGGATCGCTGA
- the kdsA gene encoding 3-deoxy-8-phosphooctulonate synthase: MKLGDFEIGLDKPFFLIAGTCVVESEQMTIDTAGRLKEICAKLNIPFIYKSSYDKANRSSGKSFRGLGMDEGLRILSEVKRQLGLPVLTDVHAEHEIEQVASVVDVLQTPAFLCRQTDFIHACARSGKPVNIKKGQFLAPHDMKNVIDKARDAAREAGLSEDRFMACERGVSFGYNNLVSDMRSLAIMRETNAPVVFDATHSVQLPGGQGTSSGGQREFVPVLARAAVAVGVSGLFMETHPNPAEAKSDGPNAVPLHRMADLLETLVTLDRAVKRAPFLESDFN; this comes from the coding sequence ATGAAACTGGGCGATTTCGAAATCGGGCTCGACAAGCCGTTTTTCCTGATCGCGGGCACCTGTGTCGTCGAATCCGAGCAGATGACGATCGACACAGCCGGCCGGCTGAAGGAAATCTGCGCGAAGCTGAACATTCCGTTCATCTACAAATCGTCGTACGACAAAGCCAACCGCAGCAGCGGCAAGTCGTTCCGCGGTCTGGGCATGGACGAAGGTTTGCGCATTCTGTCGGAAGTGAAGCGCCAGCTGGGTCTGCCGGTGTTGACCGACGTTCACGCCGAGCACGAGATCGAGCAGGTCGCTTCAGTGGTCGACGTATTGCAAACGCCGGCTTTCCTGTGCCGTCAAACGGACTTCATTCACGCGTGCGCGCGTTCGGGCAAACCGGTCAACATCAAGAAAGGCCAGTTTCTCGCACCGCACGACATGAAGAACGTAATCGACAAGGCGCGCGACGCCGCGCGTGAAGCGGGTTTGTCGGAAGACCGCTTCATGGCGTGCGAACGCGGCGTGTCGTTCGGATATAACAACCTCGTGTCGGACATGCGTTCGCTCGCGATCATGCGCGAAACCAACGCGCCGGTCGTGTTCGACGCCACTCACTCGGTGCAGTTGCCGGGCGGGCAGGGCACGAGCTCGGGCGGTCAGCGTGAATTCGTGCCGGTGCTGGCGCGTGCCGCGGTGGCAGTGGGCGTGTCGGGGCTCTTCATGGAGACGCACCCGAATCCGGCCGAAGCCAAGTCGGACGGTCCGAACGCCGTGCCGCTGCATCGCATGGCCGATCTGCTCGAGACGCTGGTTACGCTCGATCGGGCCGTCAAGCGCGCGCCGTTCCTCGAAAGCGATTTCAACTGA
- the eno gene encoding phosphopyruvate hydratase, whose product MSAIVDIIGREILDSRGNPTVECDVLLESGTMGRAAVPSGASTGSREAIELRDGEAGRYGGKGVLKAVEHINTEISEAIMGLDASEQAFLDKTLLELDGTDNKSRLGANAMLAVSMAVAKAAAEEAGLPLYRYFGGSGAMQLPVPMMNIVNGGAHANNSLDIQEFMIVPVSQPTFREALRCGAEVFHALKKILSDRGMSTAVGDEGGFAPNFGSNDECLSTILQAIEKAGYRAGEDVLLALDCAASEFYHDGKYQLAGEGLQLSSTEFADYLANLADKFPIVSIEDGMHESDWAGWKILTDKLGKKVQLVGDDLFVTNTRILKEGIEKGIANSILIKINQIGTLTETFAAIEMAKRAGYTAVISHRSGETEDSTIADIAVGLNAGQIKTGSLSRSDRISKYNQLLRIEEDLGDIASYPGKSAFYNLR is encoded by the coding sequence ATGAGTGCTATCGTAGATATCATCGGTCGAGAGATTCTCGATTCGCGAGGCAACCCCACCGTCGAATGCGACGTGTTGCTCGAGTCGGGCACGATGGGCCGCGCCGCGGTGCCGTCGGGCGCGTCGACGGGTTCGCGCGAAGCGATCGAACTGCGCGACGGCGAAGCCGGCCGTTACGGTGGCAAGGGCGTGCTGAAGGCTGTCGAGCACATCAACACCGAAATCTCCGAAGCGATCATGGGCCTCGACGCTTCCGAGCAGGCTTTCCTCGACAAGACCCTGCTGGAACTCGACGGCACCGACAACAAGTCGCGCCTCGGCGCGAACGCGATGCTGGCTGTCTCCATGGCCGTCGCGAAGGCTGCCGCTGAAGAAGCCGGCCTGCCGCTGTACCGCTACTTCGGCGGCTCGGGCGCAATGCAACTGCCGGTGCCGATGATGAACATCGTCAACGGCGGCGCGCACGCCAACAACAGCCTGGACATCCAGGAATTCATGATCGTGCCGGTCAGCCAGCCGACCTTCCGCGAAGCGCTGCGCTGCGGTGCCGAAGTGTTCCACGCGCTGAAGAAAATCTTGAGCGACCGCGGCATGAGCACGGCAGTGGGCGACGAAGGCGGCTTCGCGCCGAACTTCGGCAGCAACGACGAATGTCTGTCGACCATCCTGCAAGCCATCGAGAAGGCCGGCTACCGCGCCGGCGAAGACGTGCTGCTCGCACTCGACTGCGCAGCGAGCGAGTTCTACCACGACGGCAAGTACCAGTTGGCGGGCGAAGGTCTGCAACTGTCGTCGACGGAATTCGCTGACTACCTCGCGAATCTCGCCGACAAGTTCCCGATCGTGTCGATCGAAGACGGCATGCACGAAAGCGACTGGGCAGGCTGGAAGATTCTGACCGACAAGCTCGGCAAGAAGGTTCAGCTCGTGGGCGACGACCTGTTCGTCACCAACACGCGCATCCTGAAGGAAGGCATCGAAAAGGGCATCGCCAACTCGATCCTGATCAAGATCAACCAGATCGGCACGTTGACGGAAACCTTCGCGGCGATCGAAATGGCCAAGCGCGCCGGCTACACGGCCGTGATCTCGCACCGTTCGGGCGAAACCGAAGATTCGACGATCGCGGACATCGCGGTCGGCCTGAACGCCGGTCAGATCAAGACGGGTTCGCTGTCGCGTTCGGACCGTATCTCGAAGTACAACCAGTTGCTGCGCATCGAAGAAGACCTCGGTGATATCGCCAGCTATCCGGGCAAGTCGGCGTTCTACAATCTGCGCTAA